In one Rhodohalobacter sp. 614A genomic region, the following are encoded:
- a CDS encoding copper resistance protein NlpE N-terminal domain-containing protein — MKQTVYFRIHLLFIISIICGFAVISCDTNGQLETSENNSGNEKLPDINLPAMYTGTIPCADCPGIDYHLIIEKDQFIEILRYQERSPSAFEGTGTWKIDGDTLTLLQPNNENFGKKFLIGPQTLTFLDNNNQPIRGNLSEMYVLERTGDQSSIHEHHQKLAKQGFTFYAGGNEPFWSVKMDSMNNFIFETPDSSQHFEKTDSTRNTDQIIFEGNSDSGQITIQVMDNYCQDSMSGYLFPQTVSVVLAPAKTDTLAGCGLFLDR; from the coding sequence ATGAAGCAAACAGTTTACTTTCGCATCCATTTATTATTCATTATCAGCATAATTTGTGGGTTTGCCGTCATTTCCTGTGATACAAACGGGCAGCTTGAAACTTCGGAAAATAATAGCGGCAACGAGAAATTGCCGGATATAAATCTTCCGGCCATGTATACCGGAACAATTCCTTGTGCAGATTGCCCGGGGATTGACTATCACCTCATCATTGAAAAAGACCAGTTCATTGAAATTCTGCGCTATCAGGAACGATCTCCATCAGCATTTGAGGGAACCGGGACGTGGAAAATTGATGGAGATACCCTTACACTTTTACAACCCAACAATGAGAACTTTGGGAAAAAATTCCTGATCGGGCCGCAAACCTTAACATTTCTGGACAACAACAATCAACCCATTCGCGGGAATCTGTCCGAAATGTACGTATTAGAACGAACCGGCGACCAATCATCAATTCATGAACATCATCAAAAACTGGCAAAACAGGGATTTACTTTTTATGCCGGTGGAAATGAACCATTCTGGTCGGTAAAAATGGATTCAATGAATAACTTCATTTTCGAGACACCAGATTCCTCTCAGCATTTTGAGAAGACGGATTCCACAAGAAATACTGATCAAATAATTTTTGAAGGAAACTCAGATTCTGGCCAAATCACTATTCAAGTGATGGACAACTATTGCCAGGATTCAATGAGCGGCTATTTATTCCCTCAAACCGTATCTGTAGTTTTAGCTCCAGCAAAAACGGATACACTTGCCGGTTGTGGACTTTTCCTAGACCGCTGA
- the dut gene encoding dUTP diphosphatase, with product MKVFFQQLEHADGLPLPEYETEGAAGFDLRAAITEPVTLEPGKRALIPIGIKLALPNGYEAQIRPRSGLAYKHGITMLNSPGTIDSDYRGEIKVIAINHGEESFTINRGDRIAQMVIAQFQQIEIQKVFELPKTKRGDGGFGSTGV from the coding sequence ATTAAAGTTTTTTTTCAACAACTGGAACACGCCGATGGTTTACCCTTACCCGAGTACGAAACCGAAGGCGCAGCCGGGTTTGATTTACGGGCGGCAATCACCGAACCTGTAACTCTGGAACCGGGCAAACGCGCTCTCATTCCTATTGGAATAAAACTTGCTCTGCCAAATGGCTACGAAGCACAGATCCGTCCAAGAAGCGGCTTGGCGTATAAACATGGTATCACAATGCTCAACTCTCCCGGCACTATCGATTCTGACTACAGGGGAGAGATAAAAGTGATCGCGATTAATCATGGCGAGGAATCGTTCACGATCAATAGGGGCGACCGTATTGCACAAATGGTTATTGCCCAGTTTCAACAAATTGAAATCCAAAAAGTGTTTGAACTCCCTAAAACAAAACGCGGAGACGGTGGCTTCGGAAGTACCGGAGTTTAG
- the purE gene encoding 5-(carboxyamino)imidazole ribonucleotide mutase encodes MSEKPIVGVVMGSDSDWPTMKEAAEILEQFGISFEKRVVSAHRTPDLMADYGKTARNRGLKVIIAGAGGAAHLPGMLAAYTTLPVVGVPVKTTALGGVDSLYSIVQMPNGVPVATVAIGKAKNAGLMAARILGSEDSDVADKLEKYHQEMAEESLKKTENLT; translated from the coding sequence ATGTCAGAGAAACCGATTGTTGGAGTTGTAATGGGCAGCGATAGTGACTGGCCTACCATGAAGGAAGCCGCCGAAATATTGGAACAATTTGGAATTTCGTTTGAAAAACGTGTGGTTTCAGCCCACAGAACTCCGGATTTAATGGCTGATTATGGAAAAACAGCGCGCAATCGCGGACTAAAAGTGATTATTGCCGGAGCCGGCGGGGCGGCTCATCTTCCCGGAATGTTAGCCGCTTACACAACCCTCCCTGTCGTTGGCGTACCGGTAAAAACCACCGCCCTGGGTGGCGTTGACAGCCTCTACTCTATCGTACAAATGCCAAACGGCGTCCCTGTTGCAACGGTAGCTATCGGCAAAGCTAAAAATGCAGGTTTGATGGCAGCACGAATTCTTGGAAGTGAAGACTCTGATGTAGCTGATAAACTGGAGAAGTACCATCAGGAGATGGCTGAAGAATCCCTCAAGAAAACTGAAAACCTGACATAG
- a CDS encoding HAD family hydrolase, producing the protein MIKLFVTDLDGCISYPFRTPKWETVNIIRELNLKSRVDENIPPLTICTGRPYPYAEAVAQWLDVRIPFVFESAALYIWEGNKIETALESHDGALEPIRKMKQWLKELLPSFPIAQLEFAKMMDAGIVCPDLETVKAIHERIREKVSVDFPDLEIHTTDVSVNVLMPGNNKLQGMKLLANKLGISLDEIAYIGDTSGDIPALKNVKLAYSPKNAIRAVKECTHTFESETTDAVLEAYQQIIELNREHSAKSSAV; encoded by the coding sequence ATGATTAAACTTTTTGTTACCGATCTTGACGGGTGCATTTCATATCCATTTAGAACTCCGAAGTGGGAAACCGTCAATATAATCAGAGAGCTCAATCTAAAAAGCCGGGTTGATGAAAATATTCCTCCTTTAACAATTTGTACGGGACGCCCGTATCCTTATGCCGAAGCCGTTGCACAATGGCTGGATGTAAGAATTCCATTTGTTTTTGAAAGTGCAGCACTTTACATCTGGGAGGGAAATAAGATTGAAACCGCATTGGAGAGTCACGATGGAGCCCTGGAACCCATTCGAAAAATGAAGCAATGGCTCAAAGAACTGCTTCCTTCTTTTCCCATCGCACAATTGGAATTTGCGAAAATGATGGATGCCGGAATAGTCTGTCCGGATCTTGAAACGGTGAAGGCAATACATGAAAGAATCCGCGAAAAAGTTTCAGTTGATTTCCCCGATCTGGAAATTCACACGACTGATGTATCTGTAAACGTGCTGATGCCCGGGAATAACAAACTTCAGGGAATGAAACTGTTGGCCAATAAACTGGGAATATCACTTGATGAGATCGCTTATATCGGGGATACAAGCGGTGATATTCCGGCTCTGAAAAATGTAAAATTGGCATACTCTCCCAAAAACGCCATTCGTGCGGTAAAGGAATGTACCCACACTTTTGAATCAGAAACAACGGATGCTGTTTTGGAAGCCTATCAACAGATTATTGAATTGAACCGGGAGCATTCAGCCAAATCCTCAGCGGTCTAG
- a CDS encoding YciI family protein, with translation MKKLFLLLGLAFLIANCSGNDNQNTESSSMPKDSLETVFNEQLANEVGADDYGMRQYVMAFLKAGPNPSADSTQAMELQRAHLANIRRMAEDGDLVLAGPFMDRGDVRGIYVFNVKTVEEARELTETDPAIQAGALEMELHPWYGSAALMKINEIHEQISKQNP, from the coding sequence ATGAAAAAATTATTCCTTCTCCTCGGTTTGGCTTTTCTTATTGCTAATTGCTCTGGAAACGATAATCAAAATACAGAGTCTTCTTCCATGCCAAAGGATTCACTCGAAACAGTTTTTAATGAACAGTTGGCTAATGAAGTTGGGGCTGATGACTACGGGATGCGTCAATATGTGATGGCGTTTCTGAAAGCCGGTCCAAACCCAAGTGCGGATTCTACTCAGGCAATGGAATTACAAAGAGCACACCTCGCAAATATTCGACGAATGGCAGAAGATGGAGATCTCGTCTTAGCGGGACCTTTCATGGATCGCGGAGATGTTCGGGGAATTTATGTTTTCAATGTTAAAACCGTTGAAGAAGCCAGAGAATTAACCGAGACCGATCCGGCAATCCAGGCAGGCGCGTTAGAAATGGAACTGCATCCGTGGTACGGCTCAGCCGCGTTGATGAAAATTAATGAGATTCACGAACAGATCAGCAAGCAGAATCCGTAA
- a CDS encoding LLM class flavin-dependent oxidoreductase, producing MELGLYTFVENTPDSETGQLLHPSDRLSNLLEEIELADESGLDVVGIGEHHREEYVSSAPSVILAAAAARTKNIRLSSAVTVLGSEDPVRVYQQFSALDLLSKGRAEIMVGRGSFIESFPLFGYDLNNYDELFAEKLDLLLTLRENETVNWSGKYRPSISGRNVYPQPIQSPLPVWVAVGGTPQSAYRTGALGLPMALAIIGGQPAQFKPFADLHARGAGENGQEPQALSINSHGFIADTSQEAADIAFPAFKQVMDKIGKERGWSPMSRQQFDASIGLHGANVVGSPQQVIDKILHQYEIFGHDRFLIQMSVGSIPHKKLLRSIELFATKVAPAVRKAIG from the coding sequence ATGGAATTAGGACTATATACTTTCGTCGAAAACACTCCGGATTCAGAAACCGGGCAACTTCTTCATCCTTCAGACAGGTTAAGTAATCTTCTTGAAGAGATAGAGCTGGCTGATGAATCCGGTCTGGATGTAGTGGGAATTGGAGAGCATCACCGGGAGGAATATGTTTCGTCTGCGCCTTCGGTTATTCTGGCGGCAGCGGCAGCCCGCACAAAAAACATTCGGCTTTCAAGTGCTGTAACTGTTTTGGGATCAGAAGATCCCGTGCGTGTTTACCAGCAATTCTCTGCACTGGATTTGCTTTCAAAGGGGAGGGCGGAAATCATGGTTGGCCGGGGATCATTTATTGAATCATTTCCACTGTTCGGGTACGATTTGAATAATTATGATGAACTTTTCGCCGAGAAATTGGACCTTCTGCTAACTCTGCGAGAGAATGAAACTGTGAATTGGAGCGGGAAATATCGTCCATCCATTTCCGGAAGAAATGTTTATCCACAGCCAATACAATCTCCGTTGCCGGTTTGGGTGGCAGTTGGCGGTACTCCTCAATCTGCTTACAGAACGGGTGCTTTGGGTTTGCCGATGGCACTTGCCATCATTGGGGGACAACCGGCACAATTCAAACCTTTTGCAGATTTACATGCAAGAGGAGCCGGGGAAAACGGACAGGAACCCCAGGCTCTGAGTATCAATTCGCATGGTTTTATTGCAGATACCTCCCAGGAAGCTGCGGATATTGCTTTTCCCGCATTCAAACAGGTGATGGACAAAATAGGAAAGGAGAGAGGTTGGTCGCCCATGAGCCGGCAACAATTTGACGCCTCTATCGGACTTCATGGAGCAAATGTTGTCGGGAGTCCTCAGCAGGTGATAGACAAAATTCTTCACCAATATGAGATTTTTGGCCATGATCGTTTTCTCATTCAGATGAGTGTAGGCAGTATTCCTCACAAAAAATTACTCCGATCTATTGAGTTATTTGCTACAAAAGTGGCACCGGCTGTACGAAAAGCAATTGGATAG
- the murA gene encoding UDP-N-acetylglucosamine 1-carboxyvinyltransferase has product MDKFIIEGPTPLKGQIPISGSKNAALPLMAASLLGNSPSTIHLVPRLKDIYTFNDVIRGTGTEVDFNESENTLRIDPTTLNHTEAPYDLVRKMRASFYMLGALIGRAGEAKVSLPGGCAWGPRPVDLHLKGFETMGIDIELEQGYVHASIDNNSVEGGEFTLEPSSVGATINLVLGAVLRAKKFVIKNAAKEPDVVLLCNMLKKMGADIEGIGTDTLTIQKVDKLEGVEFSNDPDRIETGTYMIAAAMHPDSDVTLTGCKPEDLGRFPTYFKKLGVHFEISGSDIRIQTNGGINPVSIKTKIYPGFPTDLQAQWATLMTQAKGTSTVTDTIYFDRFSYVPELKRLGAKLSVEKNKVTIQGPTQLTGTSVMSTDLRASVSLVLAAMAAEGQSEILRVYHLDRGYEQLEKKLNSVGASITRADQ; this is encoded by the coding sequence GTGGATAAATTTATCATCGAAGGACCCACACCTCTCAAAGGACAAATTCCAATAAGCGGGTCAAAAAATGCAGCCCTCCCCCTGATGGCTGCATCTTTATTAGGCAACTCACCTTCAACTATTCATCTCGTCCCACGGCTAAAGGATATTTATACGTTTAACGACGTAATTCGCGGCACGGGCACCGAAGTTGACTTTAATGAAAGTGAAAATACTTTACGTATAGACCCTACAACTCTGAATCATACTGAAGCTCCGTATGATCTGGTTCGAAAAATGCGGGCATCGTTTTATATGCTTGGTGCATTAATCGGCCGAGCCGGTGAGGCGAAAGTTTCCCTGCCGGGAGGATGCGCCTGGGGACCCCGCCCCGTAGATCTTCACCTGAAAGGATTTGAAACGATGGGGATTGATATTGAACTTGAGCAGGGATATGTACATGCTTCCATCGATAACAACTCGGTGGAAGGCGGCGAGTTTACGCTTGAACCGAGCAGTGTTGGCGCTACGATTAACCTGGTTTTAGGGGCTGTTCTGCGAGCCAAAAAATTTGTGATTAAAAATGCTGCAAAAGAGCCGGATGTTGTACTTCTCTGCAATATGCTTAAAAAAATGGGCGCTGATATTGAGGGAATTGGTACAGATACATTGACGATTCAAAAAGTAGATAAACTTGAAGGAGTTGAGTTTTCCAATGATCCTGACCGTATTGAAACCGGCACCTATATGATTGCAGCTGCCATGCATCCGGACTCGGATGTGACTTTAACCGGCTGTAAACCGGAAGATTTGGGACGATTCCCCACATATTTCAAAAAGCTGGGTGTGCACTTTGAAATATCAGGGTCTGATATTCGTATTCAAACCAACGGAGGAATTAATCCGGTATCTATTAAAACAAAAATATATCCCGGCTTCCCTACCGATCTACAGGCTCAATGGGCCACTTTGATGACACAGGCAAAAGGAACCAGCACCGTTACCGATACCATCTATTTTGATCGATTTAGTTATGTGCCGGAATTGAAAAGACTGGGCGCAAAACTCTCTGTCGAAAAGAATAAAGTTACCATTCAGGGGCCAACCCAGCTGACCGGCACATCCGTAATGAGTACGGATCTTCGTGCCAGCGTTAGTTTGGTTTTAGCTGCAATGGCAGCAGAGGGACAATCCGAAATTCTGCGCGTGTATCATCTTGACCGGGGTTACGAGCAGTTAGAAAAAAAGCTGAATAGCGTAGGAGCATCTATCACAAGAGCAGATCAATAA
- a CDS encoding arsenate reductase family protein: MIEVYGINNCDKIRKTKKWLKENDIEFEFFDVKKEPLSREELEEFVHRVGLDTLVNKRGMKWRKLGLKDQDLGDDELFEELLKNQTMIKRPVLISGEAILVGYDEDAFETFVD; this comes from the coding sequence ATGATAGAAGTTTACGGAATCAACAACTGCGATAAAATCCGAAAAACCAAAAAGTGGTTGAAGGAAAATGATATTGAGTTTGAGTTTTTTGATGTAAAAAAAGAGCCCCTTTCACGCGAAGAACTGGAGGAGTTTGTTCACCGTGTTGGCCTGGATACTCTGGTCAATAAAAGAGGAATGAAATGGAGAAAGCTGGGTTTAAAGGATCAGGACTTAGGTGACGATGAACTTTTTGAAGAGCTTCTTAAGAACCAAACAATGATAAAAAGACCCGTTTTAATTAGCGGAGAAGCAATTTTGGTAGGGTATGATGAGGACGCGTTTGAAACATTTGTTGATTAA
- a CDS encoding DUF3108 domain-containing protein, with translation MMRTRLKHLLIKSGILSFLCLFLITPDLSAQSEFTFQRDEPPTMQMMLDAREVFRYEVTYGWFTLGWIEVKLLPDTTYEGQEVYHLQTMMESNSKNILIGEKLVSYENLFQFNEKWPYSFIFWRNDFHDDEPNSVRIVFDRDSSKVRFYEHGEFMESLDLVEPASGGDTIFYYSRMFAGEETPYELPVYIENELGYVRSQSSKETDMREYEAFDEPVETYLSNGHADIDGPFGFRGNFKSWFSTSDLRVPLEAHVKVIFGNVKVKLISYSREGGNN, from the coding sequence ATGATGAGGACGCGTTTGAAACATTTGTTGATTAAATCCGGCATCTTATCCTTTTTGTGCCTGTTCCTGATTACGCCTGATCTCTCAGCGCAGTCGGAGTTTACTTTTCAACGAGACGAACCGCCCACGATGCAGATGATGCTTGATGCGAGAGAGGTGTTTCGATACGAGGTTACTTACGGTTGGTTTACGCTCGGGTGGATTGAGGTAAAGCTTTTGCCGGACACTACTTATGAAGGGCAGGAAGTGTATCACCTGCAAACAATGATGGAATCAAACAGCAAGAATATTTTAATCGGCGAGAAACTGGTGAGCTATGAAAACCTCTTTCAGTTCAATGAAAAGTGGCCATACAGTTTTATTTTTTGGCGGAATGATTTCCACGATGATGAGCCAAACAGCGTTCGAATAGTTTTTGACAGAGACAGCAGCAAGGTTCGGTTTTATGAACACGGAGAATTCATGGAATCGCTCGATCTGGTTGAACCGGCCAGTGGCGGGGATACGATATTTTATTACTCAAGAATGTTTGCCGGAGAAGAAACTCCCTACGAACTGCCCGTGTATATTGAGAATGAATTGGGATATGTGAGATCTCAAAGCAGCAAAGAAACGGATATGCGGGAATACGAGGCATTCGATGAGCCGGTTGAAACCTATTTAAGTAATGGTCATGCAGATATTGACGGGCCGTTTGGGTTCCGCGGAAATTTTAAATCATGGTTTTCTACGAGTGATTTACGTGTGCCGTTAGAAGCCCATGTGAAAGTGATTTTTGGAAATGTTAAAGTAAAATTAATCTCATACAGCCGAGAAGGAGGCAACAATTAA
- the xrtX gene encoding exosortase X, with translation MKSFLKSDIAIFLFKVFCIYLVWYIVYELWVLPNGYIDVPLSKNIASVSAGILTFLGEEVFLYGRVVGITGAPGVEIVDGCNGIAAIGLFLGFIFAYPGAWMPRVYFSIFGIAIIYLVNVARIVSLCFIQEYWPQGFEFTHDYSTTAIFYIVIFILWMVWANFGDTVNSGKKRSPVTSAPA, from the coding sequence ATGAAATCTTTTTTAAAATCCGACATCGCCATTTTCCTGTTCAAGGTTTTTTGCATTTACCTTGTATGGTACATTGTGTACGAATTGTGGGTTTTGCCCAATGGCTACATTGACGTCCCGCTATCAAAAAATATTGCCTCCGTAAGCGCCGGAATTCTCACTTTTTTAGGTGAGGAAGTTTTTCTATACGGACGAGTTGTCGGTATTACGGGAGCCCCAGGAGTTGAAATTGTAGATGGCTGCAACGGCATTGCTGCGATTGGTCTTTTTCTTGGATTTATTTTCGCTTATCCCGGTGCGTGGATGCCGCGAGTTTATTTTTCCATTTTCGGGATTGCAATCATTTATCTCGTGAATGTAGCCAGAATTGTAAGCTTGTGTTTTATTCAAGAGTACTGGCCCCAGGGATTTGAATTTACACACGATTATTCTACCACCGCCATTTTCTATATCGTCATATTTATTCTTTGGATGGTATGGGCAAATTTTGGAGATACGGTAAATTCCGGAAAGAAAAGATCTCCAGTCACTTCCGCTCCCGCATAA
- a CDS encoding MFS transporter — protein sequence MKEKLQPYIDLIVGNRNYRRLWLAQIISNFGDWFGLLAVYALIHTYSGSELLLGLIIVVKMLSLAFSSPLAGYITDRFNRRQLMILCDVVRGLLILGLIFINSAALLWLAYVLTAIQMVFSAIFEPAKTSSIPNVTTAEELVNANILSAASWSIIFTTGMAIGGFATAYFGTNLVFVINAISYGVSAYYIYKADIPQVEMSAEDKRKYRNPLTGITEGFRFLKNNGSVLRPALAKGTFTMCIGALVYMLIIVAEDVLLMGSVGLGILYAARGIGTGIGPVLGRRLFRQESSWVRAMGLFMIFCGLMYCITSWLNSIIFMSLFVLLAHMASGSNWVMSTVLLQRRSPDVFRGRVFSTEWLLFTLAQSVSVTVASLMLEFEWLTIRECMLAFSILLIISGSFWLTKIAPKEKDTPDDILDGFQYRPS from the coding sequence GTGAAAGAGAAGTTACAGCCATACATAGATCTTATAGTGGGCAATAGAAACTACCGCAGGCTGTGGCTTGCCCAAATTATATCCAATTTTGGTGATTGGTTTGGCCTTCTTGCCGTTTACGCATTGATTCATACTTATAGCGGTTCCGAACTGCTTTTGGGATTGATCATTGTAGTAAAAATGCTCAGCCTTGCATTTTCATCTCCATTGGCCGGGTACATCACAGACCGCTTTAACCGGCGGCAGCTTATGATTTTATGTGATGTGGTACGGGGCCTTCTAATATTGGGTTTAATCTTTATCAACTCTGCTGCATTGCTGTGGCTGGCGTATGTTTTAACGGCTATTCAAATGGTTTTTTCAGCTATTTTTGAGCCGGCCAAAACATCATCCATACCCAATGTTACCACGGCGGAAGAGCTGGTAAATGCAAACATTCTCTCGGCAGCTTCCTGGAGTATCATTTTTACGACAGGAATGGCCATCGGAGGTTTTGCCACGGCTTATTTTGGTACAAATTTGGTTTTTGTGATCAACGCAATCAGTTATGGAGTCTCCGCTTATTACATTTACAAGGCAGATATTCCTCAGGTTGAAATGAGTGCAGAGGATAAACGAAAATACAGGAATCCTCTCACGGGAATCACGGAAGGTTTTCGCTTCCTTAAAAACAACGGTTCGGTACTTCGTCCGGCATTAGCCAAAGGTACTTTTACGATGTGTATTGGGGCACTCGTTTACATGCTGATTATTGTCGCAGAAGATGTTTTGTTGATGGGAAGTGTGGGACTCGGAATTCTGTATGCGGCCCGCGGAATAGGTACCGGAATCGGCCCTGTTTTAGGACGGAGACTTTTCAGACAGGAAAGTAGTTGGGTACGGGCTATGGGACTTTTTATGATTTTTTGCGGGTTGATGTACTGTATAACAAGCTGGCTCAATTCAATTATTTTTATGAGCCTTTTCGTATTACTCGCTCACATGGCATCCGGTTCAAACTGGGTGATGAGCACGGTTCTTCTTCAACGGAGATCGCCGGATGTTTTCAGGGGAAGGGTTTTTAGTACGGAATGGTTGTTATTTACACTTGCACAATCGGTTTCCGTGACCGTTGCGTCTTTGATGCTGGAGTTTGAGTGGCTCACTATTCGTGAATGTATGCTCGCTTTTTCTATCCTGTTGATTATATCCGGCTCGTTCTGGCTCACAAAAATTGCCCCAAAAGAAAAAGATACTCCGGATGATATTCTGGACGGATTTCAATACAGACCGTCTTAA
- a CDS encoding vWA domain-containing protein, whose product MIWEDSLYLWFLLLIPLLWGGYWWYKRQQSQRRSAYFDDRLVKQLRKNFWQTGDKVRLISFMIATLFFIVALAGPKIGTEVREVQRKGVNMMVALDLSASMNAEDVRPSRLEKAKFEINRLINRLQGDRIGLLVFTDQAFLQVPFTTDYSALRLFIDIVNSEQMPSGGTNFSAAMETALESFNSLEEQEQGNASDVLLFVGDGENHGGGYDSQLNALVDNGVIIFSVGIGTPNGSPIPVYNENGTLVSYERDSDGSTINTRLESEAMQDIANEGGGEYYEIRSGSDNIEPFFSKLDELERGEFSSQEFADYKNQYQILLVVGLFFLMITLFFPETKPKMLEKKQDN is encoded by the coding sequence ATGATCTGGGAAGACAGTTTATATTTATGGTTTTTATTGCTGATTCCACTTCTTTGGGGTGGCTACTGGTGGTATAAGCGCCAACAAAGCCAGCGCAGGTCCGCATACTTTGATGACCGGCTTGTAAAACAGCTCAGGAAAAATTTTTGGCAAACGGGGGATAAGGTTCGTCTTATCTCTTTTATGATAGCTACTCTCTTTTTTATTGTGGCACTTGCCGGGCCAAAAATCGGTACCGAAGTTCGGGAAGTGCAGCGAAAAGGTGTAAATATGATGGTAGCCCTTGATCTTTCTGCCAGCATGAATGCGGAAGATGTACGACCAAGCCGTCTTGAAAAAGCAAAATTTGAAATCAACAGGTTGATCAATCGTTTGCAGGGCGACCGTATCGGGCTGCTTGTTTTTACAGACCAAGCATTTCTGCAAGTGCCATTTACAACGGATTATTCGGCTCTTCGGCTGTTTATTGATATTGTGAATTCCGAACAGATGCCGTCAGGCGGAACCAATTTTAGTGCAGCAATGGAAACGGCCCTTGAAAGTTTTAATTCTCTTGAAGAACAGGAGCAAGGCAATGCATCTGATGTGCTTTTATTTGTGGGCGATGGCGAAAACCACGGAGGCGGATACGATTCGCAACTAAACGCTTTGGTAGATAATGGCGTGATTATTTTCTCGGTCGGTATTGGAACCCCAAATGGCAGTCCAATTCCGGTTTATAATGAAAACGGAACGCTGGTTTCATACGAGAGAGATTCGGATGGAAGCACCATTAATACACGCCTTGAGTCAGAAGCTATGCAGGATATTGCTAATGAAGGTGGCGGAGAGTATTACGAAATACGATCAGGGAGTGATAATATTGAACCTTTCTTTTCGAAACTGGATGAACTGGAACGGGGAGAATTTTCAAGCCAGGAATTTGCTGATTATAAAAATCAGTACCAGATATTGTTGGTTGTGGGATTATTCTTTTTGATGATTACGCTGTTCTTCCCTGAAACCAAACCTAAAATGCTTGAAAAAAAGCAGGATAATTGA
- a CDS encoding GNAT family N-acetyltransferase, translated as MNIRRFQSIDADQIAQLFHDTIRTVNLGDYTEEQVKVWAPDDIHFRDWNAKCSSKFTLVAESEGIIAGFAQLDFDGHIDCFYCHKDFQGQGVGKLLYSGLENEAQKQGLNKLYVEVSITAKPFFLKMGFTSKKKQEIIVRGVCLINFRMEKIIARQASYHSV; from the coding sequence ATGAACATCCGTCGATTTCAATCCATAGATGCAGACCAAATTGCCCAACTCTTCCATGATACCATTCGCACGGTAAATCTTGGTGATTATACTGAAGAACAAGTAAAAGTCTGGGCACCGGATGACATCCACTTTCGTGATTGGAACGCCAAATGTTCAAGTAAATTTACATTGGTTGCCGAATCTGAAGGAATTATTGCAGGTTTTGCCCAGCTCGATTTTGACGGGCACATCGACTGTTTCTATTGCCATAAAGATTTTCAGGGACAGGGAGTCGGAAAGCTTCTCTATAGCGGTCTCGAAAATGAAGCACAAAAACAAGGTCTGAACAAGTTGTATGTGGAAGTAAGTATCACAGCCAAACCGTTTTTTCTGAAAATGGGTTTCACATCTAAGAAAAAACAAGAGATTATCGTAAGAGGTGTTTGTTTAATAAATTTCCGAATGGAAAAAATTATCGCCCGACAAGCCTCTTATCACAGCGTATAA
- a CDS encoding acetyl-CoA carboxylase biotin carboxyl carrier protein subunit, with the protein MHFESKINGDVFNVELNDQQTEAVVDDTTIPLEVIVQKSGRMLFRTGTKLYKIDNIEVNGHNISFTINGSYFEATVKDEQDLLLEKLGFHSGAAASAGSLNAPMPGKILELLITEGVSVEEAQPVLILEAMKMENELKSPTNGVVSKLHVQQGDNVEKNQLLIDIEPSG; encoded by the coding sequence ATGCATTTTGAAAGCAAAATAAATGGTGATGTATTCAATGTTGAGCTTAATGATCAACAGACTGAAGCTGTAGTTGACGATACAACAATCCCTTTAGAAGTGATTGTTCAAAAATCCGGGAGAATGTTATTCAGAACGGGAACTAAACTTTATAAAATCGATAACATTGAAGTGAATGGACATAACATTTCGTTCACCATCAATGGCAGTTATTTTGAAGCTACTGTAAAAGATGAGCAGGATCTGTTGCTCGAAAAACTTGGCTTCCATTCCGGGGCCGCAGCATCGGCAGGAAGTTTAAATGCTCCCATGCCGGGCAAAATTCTTGAATTGCTGATAACTGAAGGAGTTAGCGTTGAAGAAGCGCAGCCGGTTTTGATTCTGGAAGCAATGAAAATGGAGAACGAATTGAAATCTCCCACAAATGGTGTAGTTTCTAAATTGCATGTACAACAAGGAGATAACGTAGAAAAAAATCAATTACTGATAGACATAGAACCCAGTGGATAA